A stretch of Ascochyta rabiei chromosome 6, complete sequence DNA encodes these proteins:
- a CDS encoding Respiratory supercomplex factor 1, mitochondrial — MAGPRNSAPLPSSFDEDADFYNENTLDKMWRRFREEPLIPLGCGLTVWAIVGATRSMRKGDHKMTNMYFRRRLYAQGFTIAVLVAGNLYWQKDRVKRKDYEKHVAEKERMDKRERWLKELEVRDEEEKEWKDRMAKRARGVQEEARGVTQQVADKTKELKDQVVGK; from the exons ATGGCGGGCCCTCGCAATAGCGCGCCGCTCCCCTCCTCGTTCGACGAAGATGC CGACTTCTACAATGAAAACACTCTCGACAAGATGTGGCGCCGCTTCCGCGAAGAACCCCTCATTCCTCTCGGCTGCGGTCTGACCGTCTGGGCCATTGTAGGCGCCACACGTTCAATGCGCAAAGGCGACCACAAGATGACCAATATGTACTTCCGTCGCCGTTTATACGCCCAGGGATTCACCATCGCAGTGCTTGTCGCTGGAAACTTGTACTGGCAGAAGGACCGCGTGAAGAGGAAGGACTACGAGAAGCATGTAGCCGAGAAGGAGCGCATGGATAAGAGGGAAAGGTGGCTGAAGGAGCTCGAGGTGCGCGatgaggaggagaaggagtgGAAAGATAGGATGGCGAAGAGAGCGAGAGGGGTCCAGGAAGAGGCCAGGGGCGTAACACAGCAAGTGGCAGACAAGACAAAGGAGTTGAAGGATCAGGTGGTGGGGAAATAA
- a CDS encoding MICOS complex subunit mic60: protein MLRASILAARPAARPLARAARPQWRVAQRWYADDRKLDQTAVPNPAPVVEPSADPASPPSIQQATIPPSEVPRAPPAPETTIVNNAASTASTASRSAPVIQPATTPPTGPGTASVAPDPVQPKPKPKKRRFRRFLLWLTILSGLSYAGGVYYSLVSDNFHDFFTEYVPFGEDAVAYFEEREFRRRFPARPDQPRLHQQISGENKVTIPGKSGLTARVAEDPHTSAVSDNNPKPKIEQPKVGSNQHTPPKGVQEAKKEHEQHEKPAATSATQPEPKTVILDAPATPISQIDHLSVPSASEPVVQDVVKIVNDLITVVNADKTHAGKYNSALDKAKSELARVVADINLLKDNLNKAAEDKVKAAHAEFDEAAKELVQRLDHQMQAQETHWKEEYENERERLQQAYKSKVKSELEAAHKVYEQKLKNELLQQSISLQKSFTKDVRDRVEAERDGRLGKLNDLSNSVHELEKLTAEWNSVVDANLKTQHLVVAVEAVKSALETQVVPKPFVTELAALKEIAADDPVVSAAISSINPTAYQRGIPSSALLIDRFRRVASEVRKAALLPEDAGVASHLASLAMSKVLFKKSGLAVGGDVEAVLARTEVLLEEGDLDAAAREMNGLQGWAKVLSKDWLSECRRVLEVRQALDVIATEARLQSLLID, encoded by the coding sequence ATGCTGCGCGCCTCCATTCTCGCGGCCCGTCCTGCTGCCCGCCCATTGGCACGCGCCGCCCGCCCGCAATGGCGCGTCGCCCAGCGCTGGTACGCCGACGACAGAAAGCTGGACCAGACGGCCGTCCCCAACCCAGCGCCTGTCGTCGAGCCCTCGGCCGATCCTGCGAGCCCGCCGAGCATCCAACAGGCCACCATCCCGCCGTCTGAGGTGCCCCGCGCCCCGCCTGCGCCCGAGACGACGATTGTCAACAATGCGGCCAGCACCGCCAGCACTGCATCGCGCTCAGCCCCCGTCATCCAGCCCGCAACCACGCCCCCCACCGGCCCCGGCACCGCGAGCGTCGCCCCCGATCCCGTCCAGCCCAAGCCCAAGCCCAAGAAGCGCCGCTTCCGCCGCTTCCTGCTGTGGCTCACCATCCTCTCCGGCCTCAGCTACGCCGGCGGCGTCTACTACTCGCTCGTCTCGGACAACTTCCACGACTTCTTCACCGAGTACGTGCCCTTTGGCGAGGATGCCGTCGCCTACTTCGAGGAGCGCGAGTTCCGCCGCCGCTTCCCTGCACGCCCCGACCAGCCCCGTCTGCACCAGCAGATCTCCGGCGAGAACAAGGTCACCATCCCCGGCAAGAGCGGACTGACCGCCCGCGTCGCAGAGGACCCCCACACCAGCGCCGTCAGCGACAACAACCCCAAGCCCAAGATCGAGCAGCCCAAGGTCGGCTCCAACCAGCACACCCCGCCCAAGGGCGTCCAGGAGGCAAAGAAGGAGCACGAGCAGCACGAGAAGCCCGCCGCCACATCAGCTACCCAGCCGGAGCCCAAGACGGTTATCCTCGACGCCCCTGCCACGCCCATCTCGCAGATCGACCACCTGAGCGTGCCCTCGGCGAGCGAGCCCGTCGTCCAGGACGTGGTCAAGATCGTCAACGACCTCATCACCGTAGTCAACGCCGACAAGACGCACGCTGGAAAGTACAACTCGGCCCTCGACAAGGCCAAGTCGGAGCTCGCCCGCGTCGTCGCCGACATCAACCTGCTCAAGGACAACCTGAACAAGGCCGCCGAGGACAAGGTCAAGGCCGCCCACGCCGAGTTCGACGAGGCCGCCAAGGAGCTCGTCCAGCGCCTCGACCACCAGATGCAGGCCCAGGAGACGCACTGGAAGGAGGAGTACGAGAACGAGCGCGAGCGCCTGCAGCAGGCCTACAAGAGCAAGGTCAAGTCTGAGCTCGAGGCCGCTCACAAGGTCTACGAGCAGAAGCTCAAGAACGAGCTCCTGCAGCAGAGCATCAGCCTGCAAAAGTCTTTCACCAAGGACGTCCGCGACCGCGTCGAAGCCGAGCGCGACGGCCGTCTTGGCAAGCTGAACGACCTCTCCAACTCTGTCCACGAGCTCGAGAAGCTGACTGCCGAGTGGAACTCGGTCGTCGACGCCAACCTCAAGACCCAGCACCTTGTCGTCGCCGTCGAGGCCGTCAAGTCTGCCCTCGAGACACAGGTCGTTCCCAAGCCGTTCGTCACTGAGCTCGCCGCCCTCAAGGAGATCGCCGCTGATGACCCCGTCGTCAGCGCTGCCATCTCCAGCATCAACCCCACCGCCTACCAGCGCGGCATCCCCAGCTCCGCTCTCCTCATCGACCGCTTCCGTCGCGTTGCATCTGAGGTCAGGAAAGCTGCGCTCCTCCCCGAAGACGCCGGTGTTGCCTCCCACCTTGCCTCCCTCGCCATGTCCAAGGTTCTCTTCAAGAAGTCTGGGTTAGCTGTTGGCGGCGATGTCGAGGCTGTGCTTGCCCGCACCGAGGTTCTGCTCGAGGAGGGCGACCTCGACGCTGCCGCTCGCGAGATGAACGGTCTGCAGGGGTGGGCCAAGGTCCTGAGCAAGGACTGGCTGAGCGAGTGCAGGAGAGTCCTCGAGGTCAGGCAAGCCTTGGATGTCATTGCCACAGAAGCGAGACTGCAGAGTTTGCTTATCGACTAA
- a CDS encoding Tripeptidyl-peptidase I, which produces MDRSYYPGASAHTEPRRDSVNSSATYFSSSAASPQKSLKASHVQHTSPKSTLSQHASANHKPPPARVHFDLHMSAHRDSCPDTKSTSMTESGLWTLPGFDDEETKSEATSSQPQHQPENRWARMLQSAASSNRQRHRARLEREGWAFIGGRYSDDMHALSDESGESVDEEFDVVVLPRECVGC; this is translated from the coding sequence ATGGACCGCAGCTACTACCCAGGCGCCTCCGCGCACACCGAGCCTCGCCGGGACAGCGTCAACTCCAGTGCCACTTACTTCTCGTCGTCAGCAGCCAGTCCTCAAAAGTCGCTGAAGGCCTCCCACGTCCAACATACATCACCCAAGTCAACTCTGTCACAGCACGCTTCCGCCAATCACAAACCTCCTCCTGCCCGCGTGCACTTTGACTTACACATGTCTGCCCATCGAGACAGTTGCCCGGACACCAAATCTACCAGTATGACCGAGTCCGGCCTCTGGACATTACCTGGGTTCGATGATGAAGAGACCAAGTCAGAAGCTACAAGCAGCCAACCGCAACACCAGCCAGAGAACCGCTGGGCGAGGATGCTACAGAGCGCCGCATCCTCCAACCGCCAACGCCACCGCGCCCGTCTTGAGCGCGAAGGCTGGGCTTTCATCGGTGGGCGATACAGCGACGACATGCACGCGCTGAGCGACGAGAGTGGCGAGAGTGTGGACGAGGAGTTTGACGTTGTCGTCCTGCCGAGGGAGTGTGTTGGGTGTTGA